One Rosa chinensis cultivar Old Blush chromosome 5, RchiOBHm-V2, whole genome shotgun sequence genomic region harbors:
- the LOC121049232 gene encoding uncharacterized protein LOC121049232, whose translation MQDLNKKKERQNVEFMELFKKVNINIPLLDAIKQVPSYAKYLKELCTNKRRFRDDENVFLRKEASSVIQQMLPPKLGDPGCFTVPCTIGLRNFDKALLDLGASINLMPYEVYKTLALEDIKPGKIRLQMADQSVVYPRGVVEDDLVKIDEILVPADFVVLDMEPLSTDSDELPIILGRSFMATAGTKIDVQKGILTMTVFDTTIGFRIFDVMKSSVYHKDCFRVETMNIIVLLRSLA comes from the coding sequence ATGCAAGACCTCAACAAGAAGAAAGAGCGTCAAAATGTGGAGTTCATGGAATTGTTCAAGAAGGTGAATATTAATATTCCACTTTTGGATGCCATTAAGCAAGTACCCTCATATGCCAAGTACTTGAAGGAATTGTGCACAAACAAGAGAAGGTTTAGGGATGATGAAAATGTGTTTCTTAGAAAGGAGGCCTCTTCCGTGATTCAACAAATGCTTCCTCCTAAACTTGGAGATCCCGGATGCTTTACCGTCCCTTGTACCATTGGATTGAGAAATTTTGATAAGGCACTTCTAGATCTTGGAGCGAGTATCAACCTTATGCCTTATGAAGTCTACAAAACACTTGCTTTGGAGGACATTAAACCGGGCAAGATTAGATTGCAAATGGCGGATCAAAGTGTGGTTTATCCAAGAGGAGTAGTAGAGGATGACTTGGTGAAAATTGATGAGATATTGGTACCCGCCGACTTTGTGGTTTTAGATATGGAGCCTTTGAGTACTGATAGTGATGAGCTCCCCATTATTTTGGGGCGATCATTCATGGCAACCGCGGGCACCAAGATTGATGTTCAAAAGGGAATCTTAACTATGACTGTGTTTGACACGACTATTGGGTTTCGAATATTTGATGTTATGAAGAGTTCTGTGTATCACAAAGATTGTTTTCGAGTAGAGACGATGAATATTATTGTCTTGTTGAGGAGTCTAGCTTGA